One window of the Equus caballus isolate H_3958 breed thoroughbred chromosome 2, TB-T2T, whole genome shotgun sequence genome contains the following:
- the SFN gene encoding 14-3-3 protein sigma, with translation MERASLIQKAKLAEQAERYEDMAAFMKSAVEKGEELSCEERNLLSVAYKNVVGGQRAAWRVLSSIEQKGNEEGSEEKGPEVQEYREKVETELRGVCDTVLGLLDTHLIKEAGDAESRVFYLKMKGDYYRYLAEVATGDNKKRIIDSARSAYQEAMDISKKEMPPTNPIRLGLALNFSVFHYEIANSPEEAISLAKTTFDEAMADLHTLSEDSYKDSTLIMQLLRDNLTLWTADNAGEEGGEAPEEPQS, from the coding sequence ATGGAGAGAGCCAGTCTGATCCAGAAGGCCAAGTTGGCAGAGCAGGCCGAACGCTATGAGGACATGGCAGCCTTCATGAAGAGCGCCGTGGAAAAGGGTGAGGAGCTATCCTGCGAAGAGCGAAACCTGCTCTCAGTGGCCTACAAGAATGTGGTGGGTGGCCAGAGGGCTGCCTGGAGAGTCCTGTCCAGTATCGAGCAGAAAGGCAATGAGGAAGGCTCGGAAGAGAAGGGCCCTGAGGTGCAAGAATACCGGGAGAAGGTGGAGACCGAGCTCCGGGGTGTGTGTGACACTGTGCTGGGCCTGCTGGACACCCACCTCATCAAGGAGGCCGGTGATGCCGAAAGCCGGGTTTTCTACCTGAAAATGAAGGGCGACTACTACCGCTACCTAGCCGAGGTGGCCACTGGTGACAACAAGAAGCGCATCATCGACTCAGCCCGGTCGGCCTACCAGGAGGCCATGGACATCAGCAAGAAGGAGATGCCGCCCACCAACCCCATCCGTCTGGGCTTGGCCCTGAACTTTTCCGTCTTCCACTACGAGATCGCCAACAGCCCTGAGGAGGCCATCTCGCTGGCCAAGACCACCTTCGATGAGGCCATGGCTGACCTGCACACCCTCAGCGAGGACTCCTACAAAGACAGCACCCTCATCATGCAGCTGCTGCGAGACAACCTGACGCTGTGGACGGCAGACAACGCCggggaagagggcggcgaggctcCCGAGGAGCCCCAGAGCTGA
- the ZDHHC18 gene encoding palmitoyltransferase ZDHHC18 isoform X4 — translation MKDCEYQQISPGAAPPASSPGARRPGPAAPPGPGPGPPPPAAAPRWSSSGSGSGSGSIGRRPRRKWEVFPGRNRFYCGGRLMLAGHGGIFALTLLLILTTTVLFFVFDCPFLARQLTLAIPIIAGILFFFVMSCLLQTSFTDPGILPRATVCEAAALEKQIDNTGSSTYRPPPRTREVMINGQIVKLKYCFTCKMFRPPRTSHCSVCDNCVERFDHHCPWVGNCVGRRNYRFFYAFILSLSFLTAFIFACVVTHLTLRSQGSNFLSTLKETPASVLELVICFFSIWSILGLSGFHTYLVASNLTTNEDIKGSWSSKRGGEASVNPYSHKSIITNCCAVLCGPLPPSLIDRRGFVQSDTVLPSPIRSDEPACGAKSDASMWR, via the exons ATGAAGGACTGCGAGTACCAGCAGATCAGCCCCGGGGCCGCCCCGCCGGCCTCCTCTCCCGGGGCgcgccgccccggccccgccgcgccccccggcccgggccccgggcccccgccgcccgccgccgcgccGCGCTGGAGCAGCAGCGGCAGTGGCAGCGGCAGCGGGAGCATCGGCCGCCGCCCACGGCGCAAGTGGGAGGTGTTCCCGGGCCGCAACCGCTTCTACTGCGGCGGCCGCCTCATGCTGGCCGGCCACGGCGGCATCTTCGCACTCACGCTGCTGCTCATCCTCACCACCACCGTCCTCTTCTTCGTCTTCGA ctgtCCCTTCCTGGCCCGCCAGCTGACCCTCGCCATCCCCATCATCGCTGGCATCCTCTTCTTCTTCGTCATGAGCTGCCTGCTGCAGACGAGTTTCACCGACCCTGGGATCCTGCCCCGGGCCACCGTCTGTGAGGCAGCTGCCCTGGAGAAACAGATCG ACAACACAGGCAGTTCCACATACCGGCCACCGCCTCGGACCCGGGAGGTGATGATCAATGGGCAGATAGTGAAGCTGAAGTACTGCTTCACCTGCAAGATGTTTCGGCCACCCCGGACCTCACACTGCAGTGTCTGCGACAACTGTGTGG AACGGTTTGACCATCACTGCCCTTGGGTGGGCAACTGTGTGGGGAGACGGAACTACCGCTTCTTCTATGCGTTTATTCTCTCCCTCTCGTTCCTGACGGCCTTCATCTTCGCCTGTGTGGTCACCCACCTGACGCTGC GCTCTCAGGGAAGCAACTTCCTCTCCACTCTGAAGGAGACACCAGCGAG TGTGCTGGAGTTGGTGATCTGCTTCTTCTCCATCTGGTCCATCCTGGGCCTCTCAGGGTTTCACACTTACCTCGTCGCCTCCAACCTGACAACTAATGAAGAT ATCAAAGGCTCGTGGTCCAGCAAGAGGGGCGGTGAGGCCTCCGTCAATCCCTACAGCCATAAAAGTATAATCACCAACTGCTGTGCTGTGCTCTGTGGCCCCCTACCTCCCAG CCTGATTGACCGGAGGGGGTTTGTGCAGTCCGACACCGTGTTGCCCTCACCCATCAGAAGTGACGAGCCAGCCTGCGGAGCCAAGTCCGACGCCAGCATG TGGAGGTGA
- the ZDHHC18 gene encoding palmitoyltransferase ZDHHC18 isoform X1: protein MKDCEYQQISPGAAPPASSPGARRPGPAAPPGPGPGPPPPAAAPRWSSSGSGSGSGSIGRRPRRKWEVFPGRNRFYCGGRLMLAGHGGIFALTLLLILTTTVLFFVFDCPFLARQLTLAIPIIAGILFFFVMSCLLQTSFTDPGILPRATVCEAAALEKQIDNTGSSTYRPPPRTREVMINGQIVKLKYCFTCKMFRPPRTSHCSVCDNCVERFDHHCPWVGNCVGRRNYRFFYAFILSLSFLTAFIFACVVTHLTLRSQGSNFLSTLKETPASVLELVICFFSIWSILGLSGFHTYLVASNLTTNEDIKGSWSSKRGGEASVNPYSHKSIITNCCAVLCGPLPPSLIDRRGFVQSDTVLPSPIRSDEPACGAKSDASMCARGLKELLRTAVFCLSRSGLGGARHPAPPPA from the exons ATGAAGGACTGCGAGTACCAGCAGATCAGCCCCGGGGCCGCCCCGCCGGCCTCCTCTCCCGGGGCgcgccgccccggccccgccgcgccccccggcccgggccccgggcccccgccgcccgccgccgcgccGCGCTGGAGCAGCAGCGGCAGTGGCAGCGGCAGCGGGAGCATCGGCCGCCGCCCACGGCGCAAGTGGGAGGTGTTCCCGGGCCGCAACCGCTTCTACTGCGGCGGCCGCCTCATGCTGGCCGGCCACGGCGGCATCTTCGCACTCACGCTGCTGCTCATCCTCACCACCACCGTCCTCTTCTTCGTCTTCGA ctgtCCCTTCCTGGCCCGCCAGCTGACCCTCGCCATCCCCATCATCGCTGGCATCCTCTTCTTCTTCGTCATGAGCTGCCTGCTGCAGACGAGTTTCACCGACCCTGGGATCCTGCCCCGGGCCACCGTCTGTGAGGCAGCTGCCCTGGAGAAACAGATCG ACAACACAGGCAGTTCCACATACCGGCCACCGCCTCGGACCCGGGAGGTGATGATCAATGGGCAGATAGTGAAGCTGAAGTACTGCTTCACCTGCAAGATGTTTCGGCCACCCCGGACCTCACACTGCAGTGTCTGCGACAACTGTGTGG AACGGTTTGACCATCACTGCCCTTGGGTGGGCAACTGTGTGGGGAGACGGAACTACCGCTTCTTCTATGCGTTTATTCTCTCCCTCTCGTTCCTGACGGCCTTCATCTTCGCCTGTGTGGTCACCCACCTGACGCTGC GCTCTCAGGGAAGCAACTTCCTCTCCACTCTGAAGGAGACACCAGCGAG TGTGCTGGAGTTGGTGATCTGCTTCTTCTCCATCTGGTCCATCCTGGGCCTCTCAGGGTTTCACACTTACCTCGTCGCCTCCAACCTGACAACTAATGAAGAT ATCAAAGGCTCGTGGTCCAGCAAGAGGGGCGGTGAGGCCTCCGTCAATCCCTACAGCCATAAAAGTATAATCACCAACTGCTGTGCTGTGCTCTGTGGCCCCCTACCTCCCAG CCTGATTGACCGGAGGGGGTTTGTGCAGTCCGACACCGTGTTGCCCTCACCCATCAGAAGTGACGAGCCAGCCTGCGGAGCCAAGTCCGACGCCAGCATG TGTGCACGGGGGCTTAAGGAACTCCTGAGGACCGCTGTTTTCTGCCTCTCCAGGAGTGGCCTGGGGGGAGCCAGGCACCCAGCTCCTCCACCTGCCTAA
- the ZDHHC18 gene encoding palmitoyltransferase ZDHHC18 isoform X2, with product MKDCEYQQISPGAAPPASSPGARRPGPAAPPGPGPGPPPPAAAPRWSSSGSGSGSGSIGRRPRRKWEVFPGRNRFYCGGRLMLAGHGGIFALTLLLILTTTVLFFVFDCPFLARQLTLAIPIIAGILFFFVMSCLLQTSFTDPGILPRATVCEAAALEKQIDNTGSSTYRPPPRTREVMINGQIVKLKYCFTCKMFRPPRTSHCSVCDNCVERFDHHCPWVGNCVGRRNYRFFYAFILSLSFLTAFIFACVVTHLTLRSQGSNFLSTLKETPASVLELVICFFSIWSILGLSGFHTYLVASNLTTNEDIKGSWSSKRGGEASVNPYSHKSIITNCCAVLCGPLPPSLIDRRGFVQSDTVLPSPIRSDEPACGAKSDASMEDTCQDFAISCTA from the exons ATGAAGGACTGCGAGTACCAGCAGATCAGCCCCGGGGCCGCCCCGCCGGCCTCCTCTCCCGGGGCgcgccgccccggccccgccgcgccccccggcccgggccccgggcccccgccgcccgccgccgcgccGCGCTGGAGCAGCAGCGGCAGTGGCAGCGGCAGCGGGAGCATCGGCCGCCGCCCACGGCGCAAGTGGGAGGTGTTCCCGGGCCGCAACCGCTTCTACTGCGGCGGCCGCCTCATGCTGGCCGGCCACGGCGGCATCTTCGCACTCACGCTGCTGCTCATCCTCACCACCACCGTCCTCTTCTTCGTCTTCGA ctgtCCCTTCCTGGCCCGCCAGCTGACCCTCGCCATCCCCATCATCGCTGGCATCCTCTTCTTCTTCGTCATGAGCTGCCTGCTGCAGACGAGTTTCACCGACCCTGGGATCCTGCCCCGGGCCACCGTCTGTGAGGCAGCTGCCCTGGAGAAACAGATCG ACAACACAGGCAGTTCCACATACCGGCCACCGCCTCGGACCCGGGAGGTGATGATCAATGGGCAGATAGTGAAGCTGAAGTACTGCTTCACCTGCAAGATGTTTCGGCCACCCCGGACCTCACACTGCAGTGTCTGCGACAACTGTGTGG AACGGTTTGACCATCACTGCCCTTGGGTGGGCAACTGTGTGGGGAGACGGAACTACCGCTTCTTCTATGCGTTTATTCTCTCCCTCTCGTTCCTGACGGCCTTCATCTTCGCCTGTGTGGTCACCCACCTGACGCTGC GCTCTCAGGGAAGCAACTTCCTCTCCACTCTGAAGGAGACACCAGCGAG TGTGCTGGAGTTGGTGATCTGCTTCTTCTCCATCTGGTCCATCCTGGGCCTCTCAGGGTTTCACACTTACCTCGTCGCCTCCAACCTGACAACTAATGAAGAT ATCAAAGGCTCGTGGTCCAGCAAGAGGGGCGGTGAGGCCTCCGTCAATCCCTACAGCCATAAAAGTATAATCACCAACTGCTGTGCTGTGCTCTGTGGCCCCCTACCTCCCAG CCTGATTGACCGGAGGGGGTTTGTGCAGTCCGACACCGTGTTGCCCTCACCCATCAGAAGTGACGAGCCAGCCTGCGGAGCCAAGTCCGACGCCAGCATG GAGGACACCTGTCAGGATTTTGCCATCTCCTGCACAGCCTAA
- the ZDHHC18 gene encoding palmitoyltransferase ZDHHC18 isoform X3 encodes MKDCEYQQISPGAAPPASSPGARRPGPAAPPGPGPGPPPPAAAPRWSSSGSGSGSGSIGRRPRRKWEVFPGRNRFYCGGRLMLAGHGGIFALTLLLILTTTVLFFVFDCPFLARQLTLAIPIIAGILFFFVMSCLLQTSFTDPGILPRATVCEAAALEKQIDNTGSSTYRPPPRTREVMINGQIVKLKYCFTCKMFRPPRTSHCSVCDNCVERFDHHCPWVGNCVGRRNYRFFYAFILSLSFLTAFIFACVVTHLTLRSQGSNFLSTLKETPASVLELVICFFSIWSILGLSGFHTYLVASNLTTNEDIKGSWSSKRGGEASVNPYSHKSIITNCCAVLCGPLPPSLIDRRGFVQSDTVLPSPIRSDEPACGAKSDASMVGGHP; translated from the exons ATGAAGGACTGCGAGTACCAGCAGATCAGCCCCGGGGCCGCCCCGCCGGCCTCCTCTCCCGGGGCgcgccgccccggccccgccgcgccccccggcccgggccccgggcccccgccgcccgccgccgcgccGCGCTGGAGCAGCAGCGGCAGTGGCAGCGGCAGCGGGAGCATCGGCCGCCGCCCACGGCGCAAGTGGGAGGTGTTCCCGGGCCGCAACCGCTTCTACTGCGGCGGCCGCCTCATGCTGGCCGGCCACGGCGGCATCTTCGCACTCACGCTGCTGCTCATCCTCACCACCACCGTCCTCTTCTTCGTCTTCGA ctgtCCCTTCCTGGCCCGCCAGCTGACCCTCGCCATCCCCATCATCGCTGGCATCCTCTTCTTCTTCGTCATGAGCTGCCTGCTGCAGACGAGTTTCACCGACCCTGGGATCCTGCCCCGGGCCACCGTCTGTGAGGCAGCTGCCCTGGAGAAACAGATCG ACAACACAGGCAGTTCCACATACCGGCCACCGCCTCGGACCCGGGAGGTGATGATCAATGGGCAGATAGTGAAGCTGAAGTACTGCTTCACCTGCAAGATGTTTCGGCCACCCCGGACCTCACACTGCAGTGTCTGCGACAACTGTGTGG AACGGTTTGACCATCACTGCCCTTGGGTGGGCAACTGTGTGGGGAGACGGAACTACCGCTTCTTCTATGCGTTTATTCTCTCCCTCTCGTTCCTGACGGCCTTCATCTTCGCCTGTGTGGTCACCCACCTGACGCTGC GCTCTCAGGGAAGCAACTTCCTCTCCACTCTGAAGGAGACACCAGCGAG TGTGCTGGAGTTGGTGATCTGCTTCTTCTCCATCTGGTCCATCCTGGGCCTCTCAGGGTTTCACACTTACCTCGTCGCCTCCAACCTGACAACTAATGAAGAT ATCAAAGGCTCGTGGTCCAGCAAGAGGGGCGGTGAGGCCTCCGTCAATCCCTACAGCCATAAAAGTATAATCACCAACTGCTGTGCTGTGCTCTGTGGCCCCCTACCTCCCAG CCTGATTGACCGGAGGGGGTTTGTGCAGTCCGACACCGTGTTGCCCTCACCCATCAGAAGTGACGAGCCAGCCTGCGGAGCCAAGTCCGACGCCAGCATGGTAGGAGGCCACCCCTGA